The following coding sequences lie in one Thermoanaerobaculia bacterium genomic window:
- a CDS encoding FtsX-like permease family protein, whose amino-acid sequence MSVWALALRNVRRNRRRSLLTAGIVVFGFAAFALAGGFISQTFSGLKDGTIRGGVGHLQVARPETFAGAEERTLEHGISDVGAVETIVRKDPAVAAVLPRIDFVGLLSNGNRSVPYLGVGFDPVDEARNMETRTLLVSGRWFASSGEIAVVLGTGLAGAVGAKAGDTVTVFGTTPEGVLNAIDATVAGLAELPVKELNDRYLATTIPAASRLLDVGGTVSKLVVMLKPGEKAEDAAPRLRAALSAAGTPLAVRTWRELALFYNQVRVLYAGIFGFMGAVLVIVVLLACANTMTMAAAERTREIGTLRAIGTPPETVRAMFVAEGVMLALAGSVAGAVLALLVRAGLNASHIMLPPPPGASHGTPIHVAFYPLTYLAGLAAMLATLAAASYFPARRASRIPIVEALAHI is encoded by the coding sequence ATGAGCGTCTGGGCGCTCGCCCTCCGGAACGTCCGCCGCAACCGCCGGCGGAGTCTCCTGACCGCCGGGATCGTCGTGTTCGGATTCGCCGCGTTCGCGCTCGCCGGCGGCTTCATTTCGCAGACGTTTTCGGGACTGAAGGACGGGACGATCCGCGGCGGCGTCGGGCACCTGCAGGTCGCGCGCCCCGAGACGTTCGCCGGCGCGGAGGAGCGGACGCTCGAGCACGGGATTTCCGACGTCGGCGCCGTCGAAACCATCGTCCGGAAGGACCCCGCGGTCGCCGCGGTCCTCCCGCGGATCGACTTCGTCGGGCTGCTGTCGAACGGGAATCGGTCGGTGCCCTACCTCGGCGTCGGCTTCGATCCGGTCGACGAGGCGCGGAACATGGAGACGCGGACGCTTCTCGTCTCGGGACGATGGTTCGCGAGCTCCGGCGAGATCGCCGTCGTCCTCGGGACCGGGCTCGCCGGGGCGGTGGGGGCGAAGGCCGGCGACACGGTGACCGTCTTCGGCACGACGCCGGAGGGGGTGCTCAACGCGATCGACGCGACCGTCGCGGGCCTCGCGGAGCTCCCCGTCAAGGAGCTGAACGACCGTTACCTCGCGACGACGATCCCCGCGGCGTCCCGGCTCCTCGACGTCGGAGGCACCGTCTCGAAGCTCGTCGTCATGCTGAAGCCGGGCGAGAAAGCGGAGGACGCCGCTCCGCGGCTCCGGGCCGCCCTGTCCGCCGCCGGAACGCCGCTCGCGGTCAGGACGTGGCGTGAGCTCGCGCTCTTCTACAACCAGGTGCGGGTCCTCTACGCCGGAATTTTCGGTTTCATGGGCGCGGTTCTGGTGATCGTGGTGCTGCTCGCGTGCGCGAACACGATGACGATGGCCGCGGCGGAACGCACGCGCGAGATCGGGACGCTCCGCGCGATCGGCACGCCTCCCGAGACCGTCCGCGCGATGTTCGTCGCCGAGGGAGTGATGCTCGCGCTCGCCGGCTCCGTCGCCGGCGCCGTTCTCGCGCTCCTCGTGCGCGCGGGGCTCAACGCGTCCCACATCATGCTTCCGCCGCCCCCCGGGGCCTCGCACGGCACCCCCATCCACGTCGCGTTCTACCCGCTGACCTACCTCGCCGGCCTCGCCGCGATGCTCGCGACACTCGCGGCCGCGTCCTACTTCCCCGCCCGGCGGGCGTCGCGAATTCCGATCGTGGAGGCGTTGGCCCACATATGA
- a CDS encoding outer membrane lipoprotein-sorting protein — translation MTVARAGSFLAAVFGSIALVSAAATPAELLRLADRPKNEFVDAVIHAKITVTRNGRSESPAEFELYKKGEDRGLVVFTAGKQKGRKILTVGDRVWLIVPGSSHAIAVTPNQRLMGGASLADVSKLRFSEEFDAALAGPPQTVDARECDVLKLSPKSAKSSYGGGTLWIDRQEHLARKAVVDLVSGKPAKEITFDRYGKQAGKTVLESMTIKDLLSGADASTTRIDYTNYRAAKIDDELLTPEGALHF, via the coding sequence ATGACCGTCGCGCGAGCGGGCTCGTTCCTCGCCGCCGTCTTCGGATCGATCGCGCTCGTCTCGGCGGCCGCGACCCCGGCCGAGCTGCTCCGGCTCGCGGATCGTCCGAAGAACGAATTCGTCGACGCGGTGATCCACGCGAAGATCACGGTGACCCGGAACGGCCGGTCGGAGTCGCCGGCGGAGTTCGAGCTCTACAAGAAAGGGGAGGACCGCGGCCTCGTGGTCTTCACCGCCGGCAAGCAGAAGGGCCGCAAGATCCTGACCGTCGGCGACAGGGTCTGGCTGATCGTTCCGGGCTCCTCGCACGCGATCGCCGTCACGCCGAACCAGCGCCTGATGGGCGGCGCCTCGCTCGCGGACGTCTCGAAGCTGCGCTTTTCGGAGGAATTCGACGCGGCGCTCGCGGGCCCCCCGCAGACGGTCGACGCCCGGGAATGCGACGTGCTGAAGCTTTCGCCGAAGTCGGCGAAGTCCTCCTACGGCGGCGGCACGCTGTGGATCGACCGCCAGGAGCACCTCGCGAGGAAGGCGGTCGTCGATCTCGTCTCCGGCAAGCCCGCGAAGGAGATCACGTTCGACCGGTACGGCAAGCAGGCGGGGAAGACCGTGCTCGAGTCGATGACGATCAAGGACCTGCTCAGCGGCGCCGACGCATCGACGACGCGCATCGACTACACGAACTACCGCGCGGCGAAGATCGACGACGAACTGCTCACGCCGGAAGGGGCGCTCCACTTCTGA